One Engystomops pustulosus chromosome 7, aEngPut4.maternal, whole genome shotgun sequence DNA window includes the following coding sequences:
- the DGLUCY gene encoding D-glutamate cyclase, mitochondrial, with amino-acid sequence MVCLHSLRSLAPAAVRGLIRQNRIPIRNTSGMSAGFNQANIVILHKSLANDFENFCQANSGPLPLLYRSDVGEWKCPPLSSASDIRTDCPLYRRYEHGIYTESLTSLEGYSKELKDMVTFYLGCSFSFESAVQKLGVPVRNVEQKRNVSMYKTAVPCHGVGLFSCNLVVTMRPIPQDKLEAAVLATHPMKKYHGAPVHIGSPGFLGIEDLQKTDYGDTVHIHPGDVPVFWACGVTGMEAVVSCKSPLAFTHSPGSMFITDVKNSDTPDPLTKEVPVVVQISSDPLLYSLVSQRMAERIRLLEEIVGIDPGNRGIKNLLIKDELLKSSLSLSHAKSVLITTGFPTHHQHVPPEETDGPPGALAMAATLQALGKKVAIVTDERSIDMHKKIIEDSIEQGVLKTAVPLLTYKGETPNCAVRFLCEDGDPTAPRFDHLVAIERTGRASDGNYYNARKVNLKHLVDPIDDLFVAAQAVPGISTTGIGDGGNELGTGKVKEGVKKYVRNGETIACDVPADFTVIAGVSNWGGYAVSCALYLLNTCEIHDRYLRKAIGFPKLSERETWAASLPSVRKEEKLLSILVDHGIRSGVTGNLGMEVDGLPFYDAHSDMIKRLLEVTL; translated from the exons GTTTTAACCAGGCCAATATAGTTATTTTGCACAAGTCTTTAGCCAATGACTTTGAGAATTTTTGCCAGGCCAACAGTGGCCCTCTTCCTCTATTATATCGCAGTGATGTTGGGGAGTGGAAATGTCCTCCGCTGAGCAGTGCCTCCGATATACG GACGGACTGCCCACTGTATCGGAGATATGAACATGGTATCTACACTGAGAGCCTTACTAGTCTAGAGGGTTACTCAAAGGAGCTGAAGGATATGGTGACTTTTTACCTAGGTTGTAGCTTTTCCTTTGAAAGTGCAGTGCAGAAACTAGGAGTACCCGTAAGGAATGTGGAACAGAAAAGAAATGTCAGCATGTATAAG ACAGCGGTTCCATGCCATGGGGTGGGCTTATTTTCCTGTAATCTTGTGGTGACCATGAGACCAATTCCCCAGGACAAgctggaggctgcagtacttGCTACCCATCCCATGAAGAAATACCATGGGGCTCCTGTGCACATTGGCTCTCCAG GTTTCCTTGGTATTGAAGATCTTCAGAAGACTGATTATGGAGATACGGTGCACATTCATCCTGGAGATGTCCCAGTGTTTTGGGCTTGTGGTGTCACTGGTATGGAAGCTGTTGTTAGTTGCA AGTCTCCCTTGGCTTTCACCCACTCTCCCGGCTCCATGTTTATAACTGATGTTAAAAACTCAGACACTCCAGACCCTTTGACCAAAGAGGTACCAGTAGTCGTTCAGATCTCCTCTGATCCCCTACTTTACAGCCTTGTCTCACAGCGGATGGCTGAAAGAATCAGATTGTTGGAAGAAATTGTTGGTATAGACCCAG GTAACAGAGGGATTAAAAATCTGCTCATTAAGGATGAACTACTGAagagctctctctctctgtctcatgCCAAGTCAGTCCTCATAACCACTGGATTCCCCACTCACCACCAGCATGTCCCTCCTGAGGAGACAGATGGTCCTCCTGGAGCCCTTGCAATGGCGGCTACATTGCAAGCCCTTGGAAAGAAGGTTGCCATAGTTACAGATGAACGTTCGATTGACATGCACAAGAAAATAATTGAAGATTCTATAGAACAAG GAGTTCTGAAGACTGCTGTACCATTGTTAACTTACAAGGGAGAAACACCAAATTGTGCAGTAAGATTTCTGTGTGAGGATGGAGACCCCACTGCACCCAG GTTTGATCATTTAGTAGCCATAGAAAGGACAGGAAGGGCAAGTGATGGCAATTATTATAATGCAAGGAAAGTAAATCTGAAACACTTAGTGGACCCCATTGATGATCTGTTTGTTGCTGCACAAGCTGTTCCAGGCATCAGTACTACTG gGATTGGAGATGGTGGCAATGAGTTGGGGACGGGTAAAGTGAAAGAAGGTGTGAAGAAATATGTTAGAAATGGAGAGACCATTGCATGTGACGTTCCTGCTGACttcacagtgattgctg GTGTGTCCAACTGGGGAGGATATGCTGTATCCTGTGCCTTATACCTTTTGAATACCTGTGAAATTCATGATCGTTATTTGAGAAAGGCAATAGGGTTCCCAAAATTGTCAGAGCGGGAGACCTGGGCTGCCTCATTACCCTCTGTCAGAAAG gaagaaAAGCTATTGTCTATACTGGTAGATCATGGTATCCGAAGTGGAGTTACAGGGAATCTGGGCATGGAAGTTGATGGCCTCCCATTCTATGATGCCCATTCTGATATGATAAAGAGGCTTCTGGAGGTCACGTTGTAA